One window of the Candidatus Kinetoplastibacterium desouzaii TCC079E genome contains the following:
- a CDS encoding YfgM family protein, protein MNKFINFRKSKFIFSLIVLLTFLCVYKIFFLSKISNNYECIEIFETLEKTINSNIVDKIKINELNSKIKQDYSNTSYAAMSSLMVANYLYEQSDLEGAKKELVWLINNNNHKIFKSIAILRLSNLFIDNEEYDKALEYLVTPSNSFDSLFNDRIGDIMFMENKFQKAKDFLGIISKSYGKG, encoded by the coding sequence ATGAATAAATTTATAAATTTTAGGAAAAGTAAGTTTATATTTTCATTGATTGTTTTATTAACCTTTCTTTGTGTTTATAAGATATTTTTTTTGTCAAAAATATCTAATAATTATGAATGTATAGAAATATTTGAAACATTAGAGAAAACTATTAATAGCAATATTGTCGATAAAATTAAAATTAATGAATTAAACTCAAAAATTAAACAAGATTATTCTAATACTTCTTATGCAGCAATGTCTTCTTTAATGGTTGCTAATTATTTATATGAACAAAGTGATTTAGAAGGAGCAAAGAAGGAATTGGTTTGGTTGATTAATAACAATAACCATAAAATTTTTAAATCAATTGCTATTCTTAGATTATCTAACTTATTTATAGATAATGAAGAATATGATAAAGCACTTGAATATTTGGTGACTCCATCAAATTCATTTGATAGTTTGTTTAATGACCGTATTGGAGATATTATGTTTATGGAAAATAAATTTCAGAAAGCAAAAGATTTTTTGGGAATTATCTCTAAATCATATGGAAAAGGATGA